The Lachnospiraceae bacterium oral taxon 500 genome window below encodes:
- a CDS encoding SsrA-binding protein — MSDYKLLAQNKKAYHDYFIEKNYEAGIELVGTEVKSIRMGKASIKESYIKIINGEIFVVGMHITPYEKGNIFNKDPLRTRKLLLHRKEINALAGATAADGYTIMPLKIYLKEGLIKMEIGLAKGKKLYDKREALKKKEISRTAERTFKVKL, encoded by the coding sequence ATGAGCGATTATAAGCTTCTGGCCCAAAACAAGAAGGCCTATCACGATTATTTTATTGAAAAAAATTATGAAGCCGGAATTGAACTGGTCGGGACGGAAGTAAAATCCATTCGTATGGGTAAGGCATCAATCAAAGAAAGCTACATCAAGATTATAAACGGTGAGATCTTTGTAGTCGGGATGCATATTACGCCGTATGAAAAAGGAAATATTTTCAATAAGGATCCTTTGCGTACGCGCAAGCTGTTGCTGCACCGGAAAGAAATCAATGCTTTAGCCGGAGCGACAGCAGCAGACGGATATACAATCATGCCGCTGAAAATTTACTTAAAAGAAGGCCTGATTAAAATGGAAATCGGCCTAGCCAAGGGAAAAAAGCTGTACGACAAACGAGAGGCTTTGAAAAAGAAAGAGATCAGCCGGACTGCCGAACGAACCTTTAAGGTTAAACTTTAG
- a CDS encoding Na+-transporting NADH:ubiquinone oxidoreductase subunit D codes for MLNIVSSSPHIRDNASTKGIMRDVLIALAPATLWGFYVFGLNAVINVALAVGSAVLFEYLYEKILKKPITIGDLSAAVTGLLLGLNLPSGHYYFVPILGSFIAIIIVKQLYGGLGQNFMNPALVGRAFLLVSFAGYMTTWPLAGQSGRFTGIDMITGATPLALLKTGSFTKLDAITKATPFALFKAGSLAVGDLQITLTDTFWGFTGGCIGEVSAVALLLGAGYLFYRKVITWQIPVSFIGMFTLIMLIFGQRPWDMNYLAFHLTAGGLLLGAFFMATDYSTSPMTGKGQIIMGLGCGFLTALIRLFGGYPEGVSFAILIMNLFVPLLDNFLIPTSFGGEKK; via the coding sequence ATGCTAAATATTGTTTCGTCATCTCCTCATATTCGGGATAACGCCAGTACCAAAGGCATTATGCGGGATGTTTTAATCGCGCTGGCACCGGCGACTTTATGGGGATTTTATGTCTTTGGATTAAACGCGGTTATCAACGTAGCGCTGGCTGTTGGCTCGGCAGTGCTGTTTGAATATTTATATGAAAAGATTTTAAAAAAGCCGATTACAATCGGTGATTTGTCGGCGGCTGTTACCGGTCTTTTACTGGGCCTGAACCTGCCGTCGGGACATTATTATTTTGTGCCGATTTTAGGCAGCTTCATTGCTATTATTATCGTAAAGCAGTTATACGGCGGGCTGGGACAGAACTTTATGAATCCGGCGCTGGTCGGCCGCGCTTTTTTGCTGGTCTCTTTTGCCGGTTATATGACAACTTGGCCGTTAGCCGGTCAAAGCGGTCGTTTTACCGGAATTGACATGATCACGGGCGCAACGCCGCTGGCACTCTTAAAAACCGGCAGCTTTACGAAATTGGATGCAATAACAAAAGCAACGCCTTTTGCACTTTTTAAAGCAGGAAGTTTGGCAGTTGGGGATTTACAAATTACGTTGACCGATACTTTCTGGGGTTTTACCGGCGGCTGCATTGGTGAAGTATCAGCGGTGGCTCTGCTTTTAGGAGCGGGTTATCTCTTTTACCGCAAGGTTATTACCTGGCAGATTCCGGTTAGTTTTATCGGCATGTTTACCTTAATCATGCTCATTTTCGGACAAAGGCCTTGGGATATGAATTATTTAGCTTTCCATTTGACGGCCGGCGGACTTCTTTTGGGCGCTTTCTTTATGGCGACCGATTATTCGACTTCGCCAATGACCGGTAAGGGGCAGATTATTATGGGCTTAGGCTGCGGCTTTTTGACCGCCCTAATTCGCTTATTCGGCGGTTATCCGGAGGGCGTCAGCTTTGCTATCCTGATTATGAACTTATTTGTACCGCTGCTGGATAATTTCCTGATTCCGACATCATTTGGGGGGGAGAAAAAATGA
- a CDS encoding electron transport complex subunit RsxC, with product MSNTFHGGIHPSYSKEFTKTIPIRDVTPGETVTILMQQHIGAPCKPIVKVGDEVLAGQKIGDSDAFVSSPVHSSVSGTVKKIVKVLQPNGAKGEAVIIANDGQYRRTQMEVKPLAELSKEEILNLIREAGIVGLGGAGFPTHIKLNPPADKKIEYILINGAECEPYLTSDHRILVEEPAAVVRGLEVILTLFPEAQGIIGIEDNKPDAIAAMEKAIAGKSRMSVCVMETKYPQGAEKQLIYSATKRKVPSGKLPADVGCIVDNVDTTVAIGQAVLEGIPLLRRIITMSGEMYDQPANYRVPLGVSYRQLIEMSGGHPEEAVKIIHGGPMMGLAMFDYDVPVMKTSSCILLLSDKEAAICQESACIRCGRCTRACPMNLLPLELDRFARNNDEDRFLRCHGLDCIECGSCSYVCPAKRHLVHSIRVKKRALMAKKRA from the coding sequence GTGTCTAACACATTTCATGGGGGAATTCACCCCTCGTATTCCAAAGAATTTACTAAAACAATTCCCATCCGGGACGTAACACCGGGCGAAACGGTTACTATTTTAATGCAGCAGCATATCGGCGCGCCATGCAAACCAATTGTCAAAGTCGGTGACGAGGTCTTAGCCGGGCAAAAAATAGGGGACAGTGACGCATTTGTATCATCGCCGGTACACAGCAGCGTTTCCGGAACGGTTAAAAAGATTGTTAAAGTTTTGCAGCCGAACGGGGCCAAAGGGGAAGCGGTTATTATTGCCAACGACGGGCAGTACCGCCGCACACAGATGGAAGTTAAACCCCTGGCGGAGCTTTCCAAGGAAGAGATCTTGAATCTAATCAGGGAAGCAGGTATCGTCGGTTTGGGCGGCGCGGGTTTCCCCACGCATATCAAACTGAATCCGCCGGCTGATAAAAAAATTGAATATATTTTAATCAACGGAGCCGAATGTGAGCCGTACCTTACTTCCGACCATCGAATTTTGGTGGAGGAGCCGGCTGCGGTGGTACGGGGATTGGAAGTTATTTTGACTTTGTTCCCCGAAGCTCAAGGTATTATCGGTATTGAGGATAATAAGCCGGATGCGATTGCGGCGATGGAAAAAGCCATTGCCGGCAAAAGCCGGATGTCGGTTTGCGTAATGGAAACCAAGTATCCGCAGGGTGCCGAAAAGCAGCTGATTTATTCCGCTACCAAAAGAAAAGTACCGAGCGGTAAGCTGCCGGCTGATGTCGGCTGTATCGTGGATAATGTCGATACCACGGTGGCCATCGGTCAGGCAGTGCTGGAGGGAATTCCGCTGCTGCGCCGGATTATTACCATGTCGGGCGAAATGTACGATCAACCGGCCAATTACCGCGTACCGCTGGGCGTATCTTATCGCCAGCTGATTGAAATGTCGGGCGGTCACCCGGAGGAAGCCGTTAAAATCATTCACGGCGGACCGATGATGGGGCTGGCCATGTTTGACTATGATGTTCCGGTCATGAAAACTTCATCCTGTATTTTGCTGTTGTCAGACAAAGAAGCAGCTATTTGTCAGGAAAGTGCCTGCATTCGCTGCGGCCGCTGTACGAGGGCATGCCCGATGAACTTACTGCCTCTGGAACTGGATCGTTTTGCCAGAAACAATGATGAGGACAGATTTTTACGCTGTCATGGCTTAGACTGCATTGAATGCGGTTCCTGTTCCTATGTCTGCCCGGCCAAACGGCATCTGGTCCATTCCATCAGAGTCAAAAAGCGGGCCTTAATGGCTAAAAAACGAGCATAA
- a CDS encoding electron transporter RnfG — translation MNKEAVEQKPNSEVFLIIKNTFILFAITAVAGLLLSLVHSVTEAPIAAQAIIQRDNALNAVLPDAAFEELTVADAEKYPKILQIFTGTDSSGSVKGYAFMLTSKGYGGAVTLVAGIDADGKISGIDVISHSETPGLGANADRDDFKDKFKTKPAEQLVVSKSNNDGQNIEALSGATITSTAVVSAVNEAIEYYQTQLKGGK, via the coding sequence ATGAATAAAGAAGCTGTAGAACAAAAACCCAATTCGGAAGTGTTTTTGATTATTAAAAATACCTTTATTTTATTTGCAATTACGGCGGTAGCCGGGCTTTTACTCAGCTTGGTGCATTCCGTGACCGAAGCGCCGATTGCGGCGCAGGCCATCATTCAAAGAGACAATGCTTTAAACGCGGTTTTGCCGGATGCAGCCTTTGAAGAATTAACGGTCGCCGATGCGGAAAAATATCCTAAAATCCTGCAAATTTTTACCGGCACCGACAGCAGCGGCAGTGTTAAGGGCTATGCTTTTATGCTGACCAGCAAGGGCTATGGCGGAGCGGTAACCCTGGTAGCCGGAATTGATGCTGACGGCAAAATCAGCGGAATTGATGTTATCAGTCATTCGGAAACACCGGGTCTGGGTGCCAATGCAGACAGGGATGACTTTAAGGACAAATTTAAGACCAAGCCGGCCGAACAACTGGTGGTATCCAAAAGCAATAATGACGGTCAGAATATTGAAGCCTTAAGCGGCGCGACCATTACTTCTACGGCCGTAGTAAGCGCTGTCAACGAAGCCATCGAATACTACCAGACGCAGCTGAAGGGAGGCAAATAA